In the genome of Mastomys coucha isolate ucsf_1 unplaced genomic scaffold, UCSF_Mcou_1 pScaffold21, whole genome shotgun sequence, the window tacagtacaaaacaaacaaatacaaaaccagAAGGAAGGGGACATTTGAGACTTTAGGTCACCATTATAATCACCGAAATAGCTGCAATAAGGgccatttaataaaatgtaaaaagccctcagaggcaagggagaggaggaatgggaggaggagctggggtgtgtgtgtgcggtaGGGGGGACAGCGACTGAAATttaaataaactatatatatgtatatatacatgtgcgtatatataatttttaagcCCTTTTCTGAGGCAAGAGATGGGTCAGGACGAAAGTCAAGTGCAGCAGTTTGAGCCTTTGCCAGTGGTCTCATCTCACTAGAAAAACTggagttaaaaacaacaaacttcCAGATTCAGCGATCTGGGATTACCCACCGCCGCTgccctctccctgccctctccctgtctccccagCCTGGGCACCTGGGTCGCTTGGTGCGTTTCCATGTGGTTGGGAAGTCAGCCGGCAGCCCTGGCGACTGGAGCCCTGGGAGACGGCAGCCACCTCTCGGGTTTAGCATTACGTCATCTCTTTAGACCCAAATTTATCTCGGCTGCACACAGCCCCGCAGCTCCCGAGCTGCCGCTGACTTGAGAGCTTACGCACAAAGTTAGACAAGGCTGACTCACTGGGCCAAGGTTTTCCGTGGCTCTTCACGTTTCTGGGCCCCTGGAGGAAGAGGCTGCTGTCTTCATGTGGGAGCGGAGTGAGGATGGAAAAAAATGGATAACTGTTAATACAGTTGATTTCTAGGACCTCGGAACTCATACTCCCTTGTCCAAACCTTGGTTATCTGAAAGCCTTAAAAGATTATTGCTGAAAGCCGTGCCTATGCGGCAAGCACTTTGGAAATTCGGAACCCGAACCACCCCGGTGTCCCTAACGATGAGGATGGACTTGTAACTGAACTCGACCTTGCCTCCTTTCTCCGTGTCACCTGTCTGCACGCAGAACGATATGCTAATCAGCTTCCGAGTGTGCGTTTGCAGTACTTCCCTTGGAAATTTCCATCCGCTAAACTGAACTAGCGAATTGAAGGGGCGGGAAGGACCCTAGGAGCAGGGAGCTTGGCCTGCAGAGACAGATTGACCCCATCCTCCCTCGATGGTGGCAGTGCTTGGGGACTTTTGCAGTTTTCAGATGGAGAAGGGGGCagggatagagggagaggaagagagacacagagacagagactgacttTCTTTACTGAGAGAGTGGAACTAGAGACTGGAATCTTGACTCTGTAGATGAGAAACCCTTGCTTTCCTGTTTTTCCAACCACCTTTGTAGTGCAAATTGGCTCCAAACTAAAAGCAAAGCCATGGCTGCCTCTGGGCTCCCCGTGGCTAACACAGAGTtcagctctctgtgtgtgtgtgtgtgtgtgtgtgtgtgtgtgtgtgtgtgtgtgtgtgtagcagccTGTTTAATTTTGAGTGGAAAAGGCTGGAGATTTTTGTACATGTATCCTCGGCCCACTGTCACCAGGCCAGTGCCTTTCCTCATCAGCAGGTGGCTTCTTGGTGACTCTTGTGGGGTCAGCCGTGACACCTATCCAGCATTTTTTCGCTGACTTTCCATTGGCTCTATAATGTGATCAACGAAACCAAGCGCATTTTTAGTTCATGGATGTTTTCAGGTTTTGCTTCATTTCTGGATCGCATGTCACACAGGTTTGACCTGTCAGTGGGTACTTTGGACTCTCAGGTGCCATGAGAGTGACTTCCATCCCAAAACCCTGGGAATTTGGAAGTAGTTCTTATAAGTAGTTCTGCCCAGTATGGTACAGTGAACTTTTAGACACATTATCTGCCTTTACTCCCTTCGTCCCGacccagacagggtttcacagTGCAGCCCTGACTGACCCTGGACTCGCTAATtcagtgtgtagaccaggctggtcttgaacttccagAGGTTTGTCTGTCACCtgagagtgctggaattaaaggctccCACCAACACATCTAGCTCTTAACCTTATAGGCTTTATTTTCAACTATAACAGGTGTTCTGAGTGAATGATGTTAGTTTGTTGTTTTCCGGGACAGGGTCTTTttctatgtaatcctggctgtcctggaactcaccatggaGACCAAAACTCATAGAAAACTACCTGtatgtgcctcctgagtgctgggattaagggtgtgagccaccacacctggcagagTGAATGTTAGAAAAGGGAAAAACTGAGAGACAGAATTTCTTCCTACCTCTATCCAGTAATGTCCTCCGCTGGGATGGGGTGGTTGTTACCAGTATACAATGGGAAAACCCATATGGCCAACAGCTAAAAAAGCACTTCAAAGTCTAGAAAAGTCCTTCATCCCCACTGTGGCCTGTGAATACTTCTCCTTTTGGGTCTCCCTGAATTTGACAAACATCCATTTCTTAAATGTTGTGCCAAGTGTAATATTTAAAAGGGCTGGCAGAATTTCGCAGCCTGTGGGCTCACTGGGGATACTTTCATAGCCAAACATGACCACAGGAAGGGGACATTGTCTCCGCACCAAGAGCTTTGTCATTTTGGACATCCCCCAGCAAGTCAACAGAATCCGAGTGAGGCAGGTTGTGGCTAGTTTCCACAGCTCCCAGTTTGCTCCTAGGGCGGGCAGAGCCTCCAGCCATCTTGTGTTTCCTTCCCCCAGAAAGTCCTCAGGAGGCGGTGCTTTTGTGTCCCAGGGGATGTGGAGCAATGTCTGGAGGTATTTTGGTTGTCATGCCCAAGGGTGGTAGTGTGCTACTGGCATCTAGTGGGTGGAGGGTAGGATGCTGCGGAGGATTCAACAATGCACAGAACAGAACCCAGCTCCAAGGAGGAGCCATCAGGTCCAAAGTATCGCTAGTGCCAAGGTTAAGACACCTGTTAGGAGGAGGACTTGGGAAGAGGGTGGTGACCGAGAGCAGTGAGTGGCTGCTTTTTAGAGTGCTGCCTGCTAGTTACTGCCCCTGATTTCAGTTACACTTCAAGAGAGGAGAGCATGGGAGGAGCCACCATTACCACTAGAACACACTGGGCGATGGGATTATTCCCTTTAGACTTCACAATGAAGAGTACTAAATATGTGTTTCCTGGGAACAAGGAAGGTCCATGCCTATTTCTCTCagtgccatatatatatatatatatatatatatatatatatatatatatatatatatatatatatatatatgtctggtTCAGTGTCTGGCCTCGACATCATGCATACATAGAAGGAATAAATCCATCTTATATAGGAGGGAAAAGAAGCTTGGGGTCCACATAGCCAGAGCTCCGATTTCAACTGAGGCCAGTATGAATCCAATCTTTATGTCCTTTCCTTGTATCATCAGAATAAGTCTTCCGTCTAAAAACACTAATGAGACACTGGGGAAGAATCAGTTCAAAAAGAAACAGGGGTTAGAAAAACCTTTCGTCAGTGTCgaaactgaggaaaaggaggaccGAATGGCCGTCCTCCGTGGCTCTCATTAAATCATCTCATGTTTTTGAACAGCGAGTTTTGCTTCTGTGGCCTTGTCTTTGTAGAGGTTACTTTCCTCTTTTAGAGAGAGAACCGAGGCACTGAAGTTCCACAAGAAAGCAATAGATAGAGGACTCTAGGCCCGGAGCACCGTCTAAGAAAGGAGTCTCCTTGGGAGCAGACCCGAGAGTCTTTCCTCAGAAGAATTTTTAGTCTTTCCATCCTTGGAACCAGGGAAGGAAAGCCAAGGAAAGACTACATCTCCCAGTGGCCATCGCGGAGTCCTCCGTGCGCATGCGTACTGAGGCGACCCGGGTCCCTCGACACTGGCGAGGGcgggactacatttcccagggGGCAGCGGAAGGGGCGGGCGGGGGCGGGTCTTGCCGCTGCTCCGGTCCCTCCCCCGTGCTCGCGCGGAGAAGTAAACAAACCGCGCGCGGGCTGCAGGCGGCGCGGCGGGCGCGGCGGGCACGGCTAGGGCGGCGGAGAGCGCGCCGAGCCGGGGCCGAGCTGGCCCGCCCGCCCGCCGCACATGTCCAGGGTCGTCGAGGGACTGTAGCCGTCTGTGGCGCCTCCTGTCGGCCGGGGGCGGGAGCGCGGAGCCCATGGAGCGGGTGCGGTTGATCAACGTGCAGCGCCTGCTGGAGGCCGCGGAGTTTTTGGAGCGCAGGGAGCGAGGTAACGGCTGGACGCCGTGGCTTCGACCGCCGCCTCGGGCTCCGCGCGGGGAGTGCGGCGCGGCTGGCGAGGGGAGGTGCGCGCGTGTGTGGAAGTGCGTGCACCGGTGAGGGCGAAGCGCGCCCCCGCGCGCGGCAAGAGGAGCACGCGCGCGTGGGGAGAAATGTGCGTGCGTGTGGGGTGCACGCGCGTGGAAGTCCGCGCGCGGTTGGAGAGGTGGGTGCGCCGGGAAGGGGGTGTCGCTCAGGAGTGCAGGTGAGTCCCGGAGTGGAGGCGTGCGAGGAGCTCGCGAACGAGGGCAGgcgtgtgtgcacgcgtgcatggGGTGTGAGCCGAGAGCTTGGGCAGAGGAGACGGGGCTCCGGGGGAGGACTCTTCCAGTCGCGCGGGGGCAGCTGCTGAGCGGACCCGAGGAGAGGGCAGACCGAGAGCTCTTGCAACTTGAGACTGCACTGGAGATTGAAGGGGGTGGGAGCTGGGGAGGTGTGGGTGCAGAAGGCGGGGCCTGGGCGAGCGCGGGGAGGAGTGGGGTGGGAGTGATGCCCGCTGAAGAGCTGCGGGAGGGGCACCCTGCTATTGTGAGCGTCCGAAGTGCAGTGAAGATGGAGATGGGTGGAGGAATAGGGAGACTGAGGAAGGTATGGGAGCGTGAAAAGCCTCAGTGCTGCTGTCAGGAGAGAGGAGGTCCTTCCAGAGACGTGATCGCAAGAGCTGGGGCACGAAGAATGTGGAGGCTACAGAGGCACCGAAGAGGTGACTGGAGTTAAACCaaaggttttctgtttgttttggttggttggttttggttttctggacaaggtttctctgtgtagccttgactgtcctgaaactttatCTGTCGACTAGGCTGGATTCGAACTCCGAgatagcctgcctctgcctctggagctcGAGGGtctaaggcatgcaccaccaccacctgtctgaggggtgttttgttgttgttgttttgtttttaaggcaaatGAAATCTTTTGGAGTGAATGGGTGGGTAACTGATGTTAGAAAttaggattttaaaaaagaattcttggtgctggagagatggcttggccgTTAAGAGCCCTTGTTACTGTTTTCAGAGACCCAgggttagttcccagcacccatgttgaggCGTTCTTtgccatctgtagctccagttccaggagacccatcCCAGGAAACTtgcatacatatggtgcacatacatacttcTGAACACATATGtgcttctgtgtagccctggctgtcctggaactcactctgtagaccaggctggcctttaactcagaaatccacctgcctctgcctcccaaggactgggattaaacgcatgcaccaccactgcctggcagaaatttgttttgttttcaatatactCTCTTGGCAGTGGGCTGGGTCTGTGTATGTCACCAGATTAATGTCCAGACActgaatgaatttttttctttaggataGGGTCTTGCTACATAACCCGGGCTGGCTCTGGACTTAGGATCTTGTcttagcctcctgggtgctgggattaaagggatataCCAGCGATGGCTAAACTGGGATTTTATCTTCTGACCAGAAAGTAGGGTCATTTTACCTTTTCTACTTTTCTACTAAACAACGTGTCACTACAAGGACTTTGGATCTGTGCGTCCGTGCATTTGGGTGTCTATATTTGTCTTAAACCTCCTTCTTTCCTTACTATTTTTAGAGTGTGAACATGGCTACGCCTCATCGTTCCCCTCCATGCCGAGCCCCCGGCTGCAGCATTCGAAGCCCCCACGGAGGTTGAACCGGGCACAGAAACACAACAGTGGGAGCAGCAACACCAGCACTGCCAACAGGTAGCaaggtggtgggggtgggtgcGATTGGGGGCAGGTTAGGGGGCAGGAGTGGAGGAGCTCAGAGGCCAGGGCTAATCCTACCCATCTGTTTTCTCTCAAATACCAACTCCAGAGCACACTACCCTGGCTTTGTATGCAAAAAAGGAATATAATGCCACAGAGGCAAATTGGAATAGTTCTTTCTGGTTATTGCAGGGCCCCATATCTAGAGGACCATGAGTCACCTGGTAGCCTGCGCCCATGTTTGTAGCCACATGCTCAGAGTAACCTGGGgccagcttttgtttttctttccaagtttATGACAGTCCAAGAAGAACTTTTTAACCAATTAGAAATAGCCCCAGCAAGATAAAAAGAATCAAGGGCTttgttaaacaaataaaaatatccagaTATGTGATGGGCCTGGCCCATTTGttaaggggtgggggaaggaccATGCTTTATAAGATGTGAATCTTACTTAATGGAAAGTGGTTGGTGCAGAGGTTTTAGAGCAGAAATAAAGAAGATTCTGTCCTTCCGGGATGGATTTCTTTTCCAGAGCATGTTTGTTCAGAGGAGCTGAGACGTAACTGACTTCCGCTTTTGGTAGTCTGGCTGACTCTTCAGTATTCTGATTCTAGAAAGCCAGTAAATCCCAAGGATTTGTGCCAATATGCAGTTTTCAAGAAACCTTTCTTAGAGAAGGATATTTTTCCACTGATAATAAGAGGAAGTTAAACGAGACTTTCCTTTCTCATCTTGTGAACATTGTCtagagaataaaaacagaatgaCTCATTTGGCTGGGATGGGGCAACTGTGGGGAGCTCCAGCCGGTGGCTTGGGTTTAGGCAGGCGAGGACAGAGTATTGTCCAAGCTCGTCCTGCAGAAAACCTTAGGCTCCTGTAGATAACAATTGCAAGTCATGTGTTCAGATCTTTCCACGCTTCATTTTGACATTCCCGAGGCAAACTGAATTCATTGTCCTGCCTTTATTCGTGCCTTTAGAGCTTCATGCCTTCTCAagatagtttgttttttttttttttttcgagacagggtttctctgtatagctctggctgtcctgggactcactctgtagaccaggctggcctcgaactcagaaatccacctgcctctgcctcccaagtgctgggattaaaggcatgcgccaccactgcctggttagtTTGGTATTTTTCAAACCTAAATTCTTAAGTTATAGAAATAGCCTTTAGTCTAATATGCTGTATGTATTTGTGAGCCTAGATGATCTcttgtgtgtgtgaaggtatttaaatacatatatttataatgatgtaaatttaaaaaaatattgcttgTCTGTCATTTTTCTGGTTATTATTTAGGAATTAAGGTGTATTCGAGAACTTGTCTTTTAATCCATATATAGATTTgtcatagttacttttctatccCTTTGAGAAACACCAAGGCTGTATTGAGCGTATTGAGAGCTTCCTTACTGTGTCACAGGGTGGGTCTGTGACCGTCATGGTATGGAGTGTGGCACTGGAGCcgaagctgagagcttacatctaaTCCATAAgcataagacagagagagagaaagagagagagcttagctgagatggtgtgggcttttgaaacttcaagccccacccccagtgacacacctcctaatccttaccaaacagttccaccagctagGACCAAGCACTCAGAATAATGTGTACAAGGGGACCGTTCTcattcaaacacaaaaataaaaaagtttttttttttttaagtttttcgagacagggtttctctgtgtagccctggctgtcctggaactcactctgtagaccaggatggcctcaaactcagaaatcctcctgcctctgcctcccaagtgctgggattaaaggcatgtaccaccactgcccggcagttttttgtttgtttttgttttttgctttgttttttttgttgttgttttttacatGCATGGAAAGAGTGCCATTTTGGAAAGTGGATTGGGTTCTGGCATGTTACAAATATTTGAATCCCTGTCTCCTACAAGTCAGGTACATGACTTCATTACATTCTCTTCTGTCCCTTGCtgttttcatatgtaaaataagaaGCTGTATTAGATACTCCCAGGATTCCTTCTTGCCAGTGTTAGGACCTGGTGGCTGTAGGTACTGCACATATCGCCCATGGGTGTACATGACATTGTTACTAACAGCTTCTGGTCCACAGACGTTATAATTCATTAGTGAGAAGCTTTCATCCCTtatctgcttttttctttcctttctttcttttttctggcttgttttgttttgttgttgttgtatccCAGGCAGTGTGTCTGTTATTTATACTGGTTACATAAAATAGATGGTGTGCAGAGCTTTCAGTTCCTTTATCATCTCACACGAGAGAACAGAGCATGTGTGTGATACTGTTGTTCCCTCTTCAGCTATCTGCGTACAAGCCATTCCTTTTCTGTATCTTAAACAGGAAGCCTTTGCTGCTTCCCCCCTTTTCTTGAGTTTTTCGCTTGGGATTGAGCCGGTCGTTCTGCATGTGCTAGCTAAGCATCCCTGCCCTGAGCTGTGCCCCAGCACCCCTGTCCTGAACTGTGCCCCAGCACCCCTGCCCTGAGCTGTGCCCAGCATCCCTGTCCTGAGCTGTGCCCCAGCATCCCTGCCCTGAGCTGTGCCCCAGCACCCCTGTCCTGAACTGTGCCCCAGCACCCCTGCCCTGAGCTGTGCCCCAGCACCCCTGTCCTGAGCTGTGCCCCAGCATCCCTGCCCTGAGCTGTGCCCCAGCACCCCTGTCCTGAGCTGTGCCCCAGCACCCCTGTCCTGAGCTGTGCCCCAGCATCCCTGCCCTGANNNNNNNNNNNNNNNNNNNNNNNNNNNNNNNNNNNNNNNNNNNNNNNNNNNNNNNNNNNNNNNNNNNNNNNNNNNNNNNNNNNNNNNNNNNNNNNNNNNNNNNNNNNNNNNNNNNNNNNNNNNNNNNNNNNNNNNNNNNNNNNNNNNNNNNNNNNNNNNNNNNNNNNNNNNNNNNNNNNNNNNNNNNNNNNNNNNNNNNNNNNNNNNNNNNNNNNNNNNNNNNNNNNNNNNNNNNNNNNNNNNNNNNNNNNNNNNNNNNNNNNNNNNNNNNNNNNNNNNNNNNNNNNNNNNNNNNNNNNNNNNNNNNNNNNNNNNNNNNNNNNNNNNNNNNNNNNNNNNNNNNNNNNNNNNNNNNNNNNNNNNNNNNNNNNNNNNNNNNNNNNNNNNNNNNNNNNNNNNNNNNNNNNNNNNNNNNNNNNNNNNNNNNNNNNNNNNNNNNNNNNNNNNNNNNNNNNNNNNNNNNNNNNNNNNNNNNNNNCCTGAGCTGTGCCCCAGCACCCCTGTCCTGAGCTGTGCCCAGCATCCCTGCCCTGAGCTGTGCCCAGCCCAACACTGACGTCTTAGTTACCAGTGCTGTGCTACCTCATGTAATGAAGCGATACTTATTTTCTGATATTGTAGCATCTTAAAGAGCCATTGGCCAACTTTCACTGTGATGTTCTCAGGTGTACTGTGATATTCCTGATACAAATGTTATTCTGTAAATTTATGTTGGAGTTATTTGGCTCATAACATAAATTACCTAATCTTTTTCCCCCTAAGTCTCAGAATCATATTTTTACAGaagtacagagagagaaaaaaatgaaggctaCAGTGTGGTATCATAAATACACACCTTGAAAATGCTAGTAATGTCTGAGAGTTGGGAGTGGGACCTATAAtacatgattattttttaaatacatgctTGGTTTTATTATAATCTTGGTCACAGCTTTTTGGCACACTTTGGAAAACTGAAGTTGCTAAAATATTACTGCTGTTGGAGAAATTTGTTGCAGTAGACCTCAAGGGCTAGAGGGacggctcagagcttaagagccctggctgttcctccataggtcccgagttcaattcctagcacccacatgacaacttaaaactgtctgaaactccagtcccagagactCCAGCActcccacacaggcacacatgcaggcaaaacaccaatgcacataaaaaaaagtttagatcTGTCATCTTTAAAACTACTCAATGAGCCACTGATTAGTGCCACACTAATTTATTCCTAAGTATTTCTCAAATATGTCTTCTGATCTCTCGGCTTTACTAGAAGTCTCCTAGGCTCAGCCTTCACCTGAATGAACAAGTGTGCCTACTTCCTCCCTGAAGTACTTGCAGCTATGATCCTCATGAATCACAGGGGCTGCCTTGCTTTCAGTGCCTTTAACATGTTTCCTTATACTCTGAGGCTCGTATAAACTCAGTTCCCTGTTGGCAatcatcttcctccctccttgcCAAATTATCTCTGTCTTCCAGCACTCTCCCTCCAGTGCTAAGGTCCTGGGGAAgccggtcttttttttttttttttttttttttttttttttttttNNNNNNNNNNNNNNNNNNNNNNNtttttttgcttttcaagtgaGATTTATCATTCCTGTGAGTATGGTACTATATAATGcccagtttttaaaagtaaaggacTTTCCTTTCACATTTAtctatgaaacaaacaaacacgttGCTTTGACCCTACTGCAAGTTCATTGTTTTTCAAAGTGACCAAGTGATGGAAGGtcaaagttaatttttataatgGGGAAGCTATTGTTAttctcccagagttcctctggtctctgtgagaCAGGGTTACATGTTATGTAAGCTGGTGTCAAACTTGCCTTGAGGCCgggctatccttgaactcctgTCCCTCCTACCATCTAACAAGTGTTAAGAATACAGGCATGGGGTGATGCATTCTCAGCAGTAGATCAGATCTTTATATATCCCATGGAATTATGGTATAATGCTCATTGTACTTGTAGGAGTAGTGTCATCTAATTGTTTCTAATATTGGTGGCACATTTGTTAGGCTAAAAGTCCCCTACGGAACAAGGTTCACATGTCTTCCTCCTTCTGAGTGGCTCAGCTCCTAACACTCCTGCACACCTGTCCCTCCCGCGTGCTGCCGAGTTACAGGCATGCTCTGTTTGCCTGACTTTTTCTCTGCTGTCAACAGCATtctgcacatagtaggtgttACTCAAAGAATGGAGGATTGTCAGACTCCACATTGACAGCCTTATAAGGAAACCGTATTTTTTGTGTCATGTACCGGATCAGACTGGAGGAAAAACCATGGCTGAAAGTGCACCTCCTGCTTTGGCAAACCCTTATATGGCGTTGTGCTGTCTGAACGTGTACGGCAATACATTTAGAAAGATGAGCAGTCTGGAGTGCATGGAGATGACTCTTCACAGTGGAAGCAGTATGTTTTTCTAAACAAGTGTAGTATGGTAGACTACAGAGTGTTACATCTAATTTTGAAGAGCACTCACTCTCATCCCATGTCACAGGAAAAGAACTGGCAGTTTTGGCAAAAACGTTGGCGTGAACCTGTGACCCACGGGCCATTGCATTGTTAGGCTGAGCTGGAAGGAAGTCACTGACCCGTCCTGCTTGGACTTGAGTTGTCATGTGGATATTCAAGAATGCCAAAACACCAGAGAATTCCAGTTCAAACTGCTAAcataaaagaaactaaacaacagCAACACCAGATTTTCTTGTGCTTATAGGGTTTGGTTTAACATTCTTTaaacacaaagatttttttttcatcttaataTAGAAGGAGTGTGATTTCTATCTTCAGCTGTATCTCCCTTCTGACTGTATTTAAAAGTTTGTAGTTTTTGACGGAGTAGGAGTATGACTTGTGATTCCCCTTGGAGATATTAAGTAGCCCTGCTAACCTGAAACTGTAGATCacactggcctgcctctgcctctgcctcctgagtgctgggattaaaggtgtgtgccattatacCCAGTatgtttaaaaaagagagagattttttttgatgtatattttttaaagtgcagatgttttgcctgtatgtacatctgtgtaccacatatgtgcaatgtccacagaggccagatgaaggtgtcagatcctctggaactggagccacCATCGGGGCCAGcacttatttttaaaggataagtATAGAGGGTTTTTCTCAGTaacttgtgtgttttatttttaagaatgttCCTGGTGTTTGGAGAATTGCATAGAGACTTGCTTTTGTGAAATTCCcagtttttagattttaaaaatagtttctggGTCTTTGTGTTATAGAAACTCATCAAGTTTTGGGACAGAAATGCAGATTATTTGCAGGTAAATTCTTGGTGATGCCAACACTTTTCTTCAGTACTTTCAGTAACAAACAGATCCTTtgaaatgtgtttgtgtgcctcACAGTAAATGAGCTAGGGTTTCCATTCAGTGCTTCATTGAAGCCCAAGTTTGCTCTTAACCTTTGGAAACTTAGAAGATTATATCTTGTACATCAGTATACAACAACGCCTCCCTAGTTAAAGacgtctttattttttttttggcccaAATAGTAAACATATGACCCAGAAGACTACATGTTAAGGAGGTAATTCTAGGTCTCATCTGCTACAGTTCTCTGCTTTAAATCACATGTGGCCAGGAGGCACCGTAAGTGATTTGCTTAAGACTTAGTTGTATCACAGGTAGTGATTAATAATGAGGGAACAGTGCCTCTCCTAGACATTGAATGCTGCTCAGTAAAGAGCCCGGACCAGGGCGAGGCTGCTGCTTTTTGAGTTGCTGGTCAGTGAGGTCCGTGGTCCATTACAGACCGTTACTGCCTTTGCTCTCAGTTACCCTCCGAGGGTTAAAACTTGATGTTTAGACCCTAGTGCTAAAGATACCCTATACTTGAGCCATCAGACATGGGGAAATGAAGCTGCTATTGACCTAAAAGCATCAtctctactggctagctttcatagagCTCCAGGGTTAAACAAATGCTACCAGGAGAGAAAAGTTACCAACAGCCCTCCTGAGCCAAGAACCTTGCGAGCTACAAAAATGACTGGCCTAATATAATATGTGCACAGGTGTAGTAGGGGCACATATGTTATGGAAGTAACCAACTACTTATTCATTGTGTTTATAGCCCACTCCGCAAAATAGAGCCCATGCCTGGTACTGTTAACTGTTAACTGGGTAAGTCATAGGCTCTGGGAGAGAACTTAGGTCATTCTGCTGGCTGGACATCAATCATATTAAACAGGCTTCTTTCAACCCTCATCAAAGTTGCTTCTTTTtacagtagatggtgattaacacagagacccacaactgattATATACAGAGAACAAAGAGACCGGAGTACTCGGCTCTAAGtgggacatctgtatcacatCCCTGAGGTCCCGTAACCATCTCAGAAAGGatggacagaaaaaaatgtaaaagccagaggtagTAGACATCCGCA includes:
- the Mxi1 gene encoding max-interacting protein 1 isoform X1, translated to MGCEPRAWAEETGLRGRTLPVARGQLLSGPEERADRELLQLETALEIEGGGSWGGVGAEGGAWASAGRSGVGVMPAEELREGHPAIVSVRSAVKMEMGGGIGRLRKVWEREKPQCCCQERGGPSRDVIARAGARRMWRLQRHRRECEHGYASSFPSMPSPRLQHSKPPRRLNRAQKHNSGSSNTSTANRSTHNELEKNR